DNA from Dasypus novemcinctus isolate mDasNov1 chromosome 19, mDasNov1.1.hap2, whole genome shotgun sequence:
GAGCCTGGGGCCCCCACATCTCTGGTTGCTGGTGGCAGGCTGTTCTCCCAGCCTCTGTCACCATCTCCCACAGGTACCCCTCCTCCACTGTATCCCACAGGCACCGCCTGCTGGCTATTGTGGACTCCATGCTTTGAACTCTCCTTCCTTGGGGTTCTTGCAGCCTGAGCCCAGGTAAGGTAGCAAGAGGCCATCTGGGGCAGGTCTTATCTAGCTTTGGTTTCGTCTGCAGAATGGAGGTGGGGGATAGCACTTGTTCAGTTTTGGAGCATCAGCCCCTTCTCTGGGGGGCCATGCTAGGGACaggagggctgggaggggaggagagggcagaggggcTGTGTTGGTGGTCGCTGAAGCACTTTGGGGACCTTTTATGTGAGTCCTTGGTAACCCCTAGCccagccccacccacccaccGGCTTCCTGGGAGCCCTGAGGACAGGCACCCAGTGCATCTGGAATTCACTGCTGCCCCAGGCCGTGCCTAGGAACCTGTCTGGGCACCTGCCCACCCTAGCCTGGGACACCTACATTTGGGACACCCAGGCCCCCCAGGCAGAAGAACTATCTGGAAGGAACGCTACCATAGGACATCAGGGGAGCAGACTTGCCCCCACCTGGCTGGCCAGATTCCAGTTCTGGAGCCATTTTCTGGGGCCCAGTCCTCCAGCTAGAGGATTCCCCATTGCCCTCGGGATAAACAGGTACACACCCTACTCTCTTGGAGTCCTGGGAAGCCAAAAGTTCTCTGGGAGTCACAGCCTTAGGCCCGAGCCTCTGCTCCCTGGATCGGTTTCTGGGGGATGTGGAGAGTCTTCGTGTGGGTGCTGACCCCACTTCTCTCATGGGCCCCTTGGCCCTTGGAGACATGGCCCATGCCCACTGTGCATGTCTCCCTTCTGAGCTGGGCAGAGGGCACTGGCCTGGCCCAGCCTTTTGGCTTTTGGCATCTCTGCTGTGCCTTGGGGTGATCAACTGGTTCCCAGGGGTAAATGGGGACTTAGAGCCACAAAGAACGCCACAGTGGACATGGCGGCAGGTCACTCGGATGCCTGAGTAGGTATTATTGGAGATCTCCAGCACCGTGGGCCTCTTTCCTGCCCATCCGGCCACCCGGCCTGTAGCTAGAGCTTGTCATAATCCGTTGGGAGGTGCTGGGCAAAGAGTCCACATCACCACCGCTGGCCATGGCCCGATCCCCAAGGACCTGGAACTTGGCACCAGTGTCTGAGGGCCTGAGGGCTGGAGGCTCCCCGACCCGTGGCAGCCCAAGCAGCCCAGGACAGAAGCTGCATGTGTACTGGCAGGCCACGGGTCAGCCTCACGGCCCGACAGGCTGCTCCGTGTAGTCAGGCTCCTGGACAGTTGGCTACACAGCCTGCACACTCTCCTCCAGGCTGCACTGGGCAACACCACGTAGTGCGAGCTCGCTAGCCTGATCCTGTGGCTCCCGCAGGTTCTCCTTGTTGTGCCAGATGCCGTAGCCGAAATACACCATGAGTCCTGTGGCAGTGGGAGGGGCCTGAGAGGCAGGTCCAGCCCACCTGGCCCTCTTCCCACCACCTCCTCCTCATCCCGACCTCCCATGCCCCACTTCACCGCAACTCACCAATCAGCAGCCAGACGAAAAAGCACAGCCAGGGCAGGTAGCCTAGATTCAGCATGAGGTAGATGTTGAGAAGGATACTCAAAGCTGGCGTCAGGGGCACCAGGGGCATCTGAGAGGGCAAGAGCTGAGCTGTGGGGAAGATCTGCTACCCAAggacctccttttcctccttggGAGATTTAGGATTCATGTGCCCTGTGCCCACCCGCCATGCAGAAAGGAAGTATGGTTGGacgcagtggtgtccccagcCCTCCAAGTCTTCCTCGTTCATTCTGCAGCAGCAGAAGGCGGCCATGGAGCCAGCTAGACTACGAGTGAGGTGGTGGAGAGTGTGGGTTGGGGTGGTACCTGGAAGGTATTCTGTGGGTGCTCCTGCTGGTGGGCCGCCAGGACAGCGAGACTGAGCAGAAAGGTGACCCCGCTTAGCAGGACCAGCAGGATGTAACCCCAGCACGTGAAGTCCAGGGCTGAGTCCCCAGAGATGAGCACTCTGCTCAGGGTGATGGCAGAGGCCACCAGGAGGCTGAGTGCCCAAGCCATGGCATTTCCATGGCTGCACTCACCCAGGAAGCCCAGGAAGCCTAGGTAGGCCCTCAGGGCCAGCTGCAACTGCCCGGGCTCAGGACCTGAGGCATGCTCATCGCTCACTGGCTGGAGGGGCACTGAGGAGTTGGCCTCAGGCTTGGGGCTGGCTGGGCCCAGGGACCTGGATGCAGAGGTTTTCTGGAAGTGCAGCCTTAGGGTGCTGGTGGCCACAAAGGTGTAGGTGAGCAGCGCCCCAAAGGAGATGAACTGCACCAGTGCATCGAAGCCCAGCACCAGCGCCAGGAGGGCCATGAGGACCCCAAACACCAGGGTGGCCATCAGGGGGACCTGAGTCCAGGGCTGCATGCAGGCAAACACCTGGAAGAAGAGCCCGTTGGCCACAGCATAGACCAAGTGTGGCAGGAAGAGGAGGATGCTGAGCAGGTCCGTGATCATGGCTGTGGCAGAGGAGCAGGAGTGAGGGGCCCGTCAGCAAGGGTGTGTGGGCCTGGCTGGGTGTGGGGTGCTCAGTTACCTCCCACCCAGTTTCAGTCACAGGCCCATTGAAAAATTTGGAGAAGGTGGTGAGTGGGACTAGAGGGTTCTCTAATCATCAGAGCCTTCCTGGGACAGTTACACAGCTGGGGTCAACCCGGCAAGCCCAGGACAAGGGCtgcctctccccccaccaccccacccagtTCCCACCCTGCAAGATGCTGCCTCACCGCAGAAGGAGCTCACTGTCATGATCAAGCTGGCCCAGCTGTACCCCAGCTGGTAGAAGGCATCGGCAAGTCCTGATTGTGAGTCGAGGCTGAGCAAGGG
Protein-coding regions in this window:
- the LOC101410945 gene encoding cationic amino acid transporter 4-like is translated as MVGSGFYVLMGIVAREMAGPAVLVSFAMAVVASLLAALCYTEFGPHVPGMGSAYLFTYVSMCKLWAFLIGWTLLLVDLLHGALVARACSGYLDVMFGHQIHYFSETHISPWQVPFLAQHPDFLAPGIILLAFAFASCRARVSSWLNHTFTVVSLCVILFIIILGFSLARLQNWSAKEGGFVSFSFLDIMASTAICFYAFVGFEDIAASSKEAWNPQKAVPIAIAISLGLVAMAYILISTVLTLMVPLLSLDSQSGLADAFYQLGYSWASLIMTVSSFCAMITDLLSILLFLPHLVYAVANGLFFQVFACMQPWTQVPLMATLVFGVLMALLALVLGFDALVQFISFGALLTYTFVATSTLRLHFQKTSASRSLGPASPKPEANSSVPLQPVSDEHASGPEPGQLQLALRAYLGFLGFLGECSHGNAMAWALSLLVASAITLSRVLISGDSALDFTCWGYILLVLLSGVTFLLSLAVLAAHQQEHPQNTFQMPLVPLTPALSILLNIYLMLNLGYLPWLCFFVWLLIGLMVYFGYGIWHNKENLREPQDQASELALRGVAQCSLEESVQAV